The following are encoded in a window of Bacillus sp. SORGH_AS_0510 genomic DNA:
- a CDS encoding bifunctional 3,4-dihydroxy-2-butanone-4-phosphate synthase/GTP cyclohydrolase II: protein MFNTIEEALSDLKEGKVIIVCDDEDRENEGDFIALAEKTTPSVINLMVTHGRGLVCVPVEEGLAQKLDLFPMVSKNTDPHGTAFTVSIDHKFSTTGISAYERSATVLSMLDPEAKPSDFKRPGHIFPLIAKKGGVLRRTGHTEAAVDLAKLCGAKPAGVICEIMNEDGTMARVPQLRKIADDLNVKMITIKDLIEYRNKKDNLVKREIEINLPTEFGTFKAVGYSNLVDDKEHVALVKGEIDPEKPVLVRVHSECLTGDVFGSYRCDCGPQLHAALSQIEQAGNGVLLYMRQEGRGIGLLNKMRAYKLQEEGYDTVEANEKLGFGADLREYGIGAQILKDLGIKKMMLLTNNPRKIKGLKGYDLEVVERVPLQMEMRKENANYLRTKHDKLGHMFHY from the coding sequence ATGTTTAATACAATAGAGGAAGCACTATCCGATTTAAAAGAGGGAAAAGTTATCATTGTTTGTGATGACGAGGATCGTGAAAATGAAGGGGATTTTATTGCCCTTGCTGAAAAAACGACACCCTCTGTTATTAACTTAATGGTTACTCACGGTAGAGGTCTTGTTTGTGTACCGGTTGAGGAAGGGTTAGCACAGAAGCTCGATTTATTTCCAATGGTTTCAAAGAATACGGATCCACATGGAACGGCCTTTACGGTAAGTATTGACCATAAGTTTTCAACGACAGGAATTTCTGCTTATGAACGGTCAGCAACCGTCTTAAGTATGCTTGATCCTGAAGCTAAACCAAGTGATTTTAAAAGACCCGGGCATATCTTCCCTCTTATTGCCAAAAAAGGTGGGGTGCTCCGCCGAACTGGACATACCGAGGCGGCGGTTGATTTAGCAAAATTATGCGGGGCAAAGCCAGCCGGTGTCATCTGTGAAATCATGAATGAGGATGGGACAATGGCACGTGTCCCTCAGCTAAGAAAAATTGCGGATGATCTAAATGTCAAAATGATTACCATTAAAGACTTGATTGAATACCGAAACAAAAAGGACAACTTGGTAAAAAGAGAAATAGAAATTAATTTGCCAACTGAATTCGGTACCTTTAAAGCTGTAGGGTACTCCAATCTTGTTGATGATAAAGAGCATGTGGCATTAGTAAAGGGTGAAATTGACCCTGAAAAGCCAGTCTTGGTTCGGGTTCATTCAGAATGTTTAACAGGTGATGTATTTGGTTCTTACCGCTGTGATTGTGGTCCACAGCTGCATGCTGCTTTAAGTCAGATCGAACAAGCGGGCAATGGTGTCCTTCTGTACATGAGACAGGAAGGACGGGGAATTGGCTTGTTAAACAAAATGAGAGCGTATAAGCTTCAAGAAGAAGGCTATGATACGGTTGAGGCGAATGAAAAACTTGGCTTTGGTGCTGACCTAAGAGAATATGGCATTGGTGCACAAATCCTTAAGGATCTTGGGATAAAAAAGATGATGCTGTTAACGAATAATCCAAGAAAAATAAAAGGTTTGAAGGGCTATGACCTTGAGGTAGTGGAACGGGTGCCGCTTCAAATGGAAATGCGTAAAGAAAATGCGAATTACCTAAGAACCAAGCATGATAAGTTAGGACATATGTTTCATTATTAA
- the ribE gene encoding riboflavin synthase, with product MFTGIIEEIGSIANIQRTGESFVLTIEAKKVLEDVHLGDSIAVNGVCLTVTSFSFKQFTVDVMPETVKATSLNAIKRGSKVNLERAMAAGGRFGGHFVSGHIDGTGVIKSKQTVKNAVYYEIEADPDLLRYIILKGSVAVDGTSLTVFAVTENSFTLSLIPHTLSETVLGIKGPGDIVNLECDMIGKYVGHFLTNLSNNHTKTKSQKGITASFLEDNGFK from the coding sequence ATGTTTACCGGTATTATTGAAGAAATAGGCAGTATAGCCAATATTCAGAGAACGGGAGAATCGTTTGTTTTAACGATTGAAGCGAAAAAAGTTCTTGAAGATGTCCATCTGGGAGACAGCATTGCTGTCAACGGCGTTTGTCTTACCGTTACTTCTTTTTCATTTAAACAATTTACAGTTGATGTGATGCCTGAAACTGTAAAAGCAACCAGTCTAAATGCGATAAAACGAGGATCAAAGGTGAATTTAGAAAGAGCCATGGCTGCTGGTGGAAGGTTTGGAGGGCACTTTGTTTCTGGACACATTGATGGAACAGGGGTAATAAAAAGCAAACAGACAGTCAAAAATGCGGTTTATTATGAAATTGAAGCAGATCCCGACTTACTTAGATATATCATATTAAAGGGATCGGTTGCTGTAGATGGGACAAGCTTAACTGTATTTGCTGTAACCGAGAATAGCTTTACTTTATCCTTAATTCCTCATACGTTATCTGAAACTGTTTTAGGAATAAAAGGACCTGGCGATATCGTGAACCTAGAATGCGATATGATAGGTAAATATGTCGGACACTTTTTAACAAACCTCTCAAACAATCATACTAAAACAAAGAGTCAAAAAGGTATAACAGCAAGCTTCTTAGAAGATAACGGCTTCAAGTAA
- the ribD gene encoding bifunctional diaminohydroxyphosphoribosylaminopyrimidine deaminase/5-amino-6-(5-phosphoribosylamino)uracil reductase RibD yields MDDKFYMNLALDLARGALGQTTPNPVVGAVLVKDGQLIGLGAHLKAGEPHAEVHAIQMAGEKAKDATLYVTLEPCSHFGKTPPCSDLVIRSGVKKVFVATTDPNPQVVGTGIERMKKAGIEVDVGLLQEEARELNKIFFYNIQTRLPYVTLKTASSLDGKTATVAGESMWITGEQARADVHQFRHQHDGILVGVNTIMKDNPSLTTRIPSGGKNPVRIILDTYLRTPHQAKVITDQEAPTWIVTGSDVDSEKVERFKEYGVEIIHMKTSTISIKELLVVLGKKGITSLFVEGGSEVHGSFLKEKAFQQVITYIAPKLIGGKGAPTLFGGQGIEKIAQAVSLNIRQVDRIGNDLRIIAEPMQGEE; encoded by the coding sequence ATGGATGATAAATTTTATATGAATTTAGCACTTGATCTTGCAAGAGGAGCATTAGGCCAAACCACGCCAAATCCAGTTGTCGGTGCGGTATTGGTGAAAGACGGGCAACTGATTGGCTTGGGGGCCCATTTAAAAGCAGGTGAACCACATGCGGAGGTACATGCCATTCAAATGGCTGGTGAAAAGGCAAAGGATGCTACTTTGTATGTAACACTTGAGCCATGCAGTCATTTTGGTAAGACTCCACCTTGCTCTGACTTGGTTATTAGGTCTGGCGTAAAAAAAGTATTTGTTGCAACGACTGATCCCAATCCTCAAGTGGTGGGAACAGGGATTGAAAGAATGAAAAAGGCTGGAATTGAAGTGGACGTGGGTTTACTTCAAGAGGAAGCCCGTGAACTAAATAAAATTTTTTTCTACAACATTCAAACAAGACTACCTTATGTGACATTAAAAACGGCCTCAAGTTTGGATGGAAAGACGGCAACTGTCGCTGGTGAAAGTATGTGGATTACTGGTGAGCAAGCACGAGCAGATGTCCATCAGTTTCGCCATCAGCATGATGGTATTCTAGTTGGAGTTAATACGATAATGAAGGACAATCCGTCCTTAACAACAAGAATTCCATCTGGTGGCAAAAATCCTGTTCGTATTATCCTTGATACATATCTTAGGACCCCCCACCAGGCAAAGGTGATAACTGACCAAGAAGCCCCGACTTGGATTGTTACTGGAAGTGATGTTGACTCAGAAAAGGTAGAGCGTTTTAAGGAATATGGCGTTGAAATCATTCACATGAAAACAAGCACGATTTCCATTAAAGAATTACTTGTGGTTCTTGGGAAGAAAGGGATTACCTCGCTTTTTGTTGAGGGTGGTTCAGAAGTACATGGAAGCTTTTTAAAGGAAAAAGCTTTTCAGCAAGTAATTACCTATATTGCACCAAAATTAATTGGAGGAAAAGGGGCACCGACATTATTTGGAGGCCAGGGAATAGAAAAAATAGCTCAAGCCGTTTCATTGAATATTAGACAAGTAGATAGGATTGGCAATGATTTAAGGATTATTGCAGAACCTATGCAAGGAGAAGAATGA
- a CDS encoding GyrI-like domain-containing protein, translated as MGIQVIEKEEMKVVGISWTGTYSETSTIPSLFNKMEARLQEVPYQTKDPVLIAPFHSRETEFTYYVTTPVEKLDAIPEGMIGFTIPSKNYVFTTHYGKPEEVENTYHRLLNWMKEYGYEQDHHALSLEIYKEEYKHQNAAGDLHFEIYLPVKIYRD; from the coding sequence TTGGGTATCCAAGTAATTGAAAAAGAAGAGATGAAAGTAGTGGGAATATCTTGGACGGGTACATATTCAGAAACAAGTACCATTCCAAGTCTTTTTAACAAAATGGAAGCACGGCTGCAGGAGGTACCCTATCAGACAAAAGACCCGGTTCTCATTGCACCGTTTCATAGCAGGGAAACAGAATTTACATATTACGTCACTACCCCAGTAGAGAAGCTGGATGCAATCCCAGAAGGAATGATTGGCTTTACGATTCCTAGCAAAAATTATGTATTTACTACCCATTATGGAAAGCCAGAAGAAGTAGAAAATACGTATCACCGCTTGTTAAATTGGATGAAAGAATATGGATATGAACAGGACCATCATGCATTAAGCCTGGAAATCTATAAGGAAGAATATAAACATCAAAATGCAGCAGGTGATCTTCATTTTGAGATTTATTTACCTGTTAAGATTTATAGAGATTAA
- a CDS encoding CBO0543 family protein — MNLNVLYGVLYIFSAIKWGDWKNWKAFYPTFLFLMVGDLVYQYLFYKHSMWEYVPVGSDKGWAKHTHIAFLVMLIKYPVTISIFLGHMSKSFKKKIANILLWTIIYTINEYADLKLGALVHKNGWNLGWSAFFSFVMFSVLAIHYYKPLLAWILSALYAAFLWNAFDISSSILK; from the coding sequence GTGAATCTGAACGTATTATATGGGGTCCTTTATATTTTTTCAGCAATAAAATGGGGAGATTGGAAAAACTGGAAAGCGTTTTATCCCACCTTTCTCTTTTTAATGGTGGGTGATTTAGTCTATCAATATTTATTCTACAAGCATAGTATGTGGGAATATGTGCCTGTAGGAAGTGATAAGGGATGGGCTAAACATACCCATATTGCTTTTTTGGTCATGTTAATAAAGTATCCAGTGACAATTAGCATTTTCCTCGGCCATATGTCAAAGTCTTTTAAGAAGAAAATTGCCAATATCTTGCTTTGGACAATTATATATACCATTAATGAGTATGCTGATTTAAAGTTAGGTGCGCTTGTCCATAAAAATGGATGGAATTTAGGTTGGTCTGCTTTTTTTAGCTTTGTCATGTTTTCTGTGCTTGCGATTCATTATTATAAACCACTTCTAGCTTGGATTCTTTCAGCACTCTATGCTGCTTTTCTCTGGAATGCTTTTGATATCTCATCAAGTATCTTAAAATAA
- a CDS encoding serine hydrolase, with product MKKIAIALIFFILLTQVGLNGTVKAEHTQEFNNLQADLAEYIKPYQGKVTLRYKNLVTNESYSLNSETQVPAASTIKLPLALYIMQLADEGKLDLNEPLTYQSRHYSGGSGVIQNDKVGTVYTIGELVEKALIYSDNIAFIMLKERVGPNQFVAFLKSLGAVNAYPGGRNLTSADDLTLYTGELYRYSNQSVNGKKLIEYLEHTVYNSTIPNGIKDVPVAHKVGMIPMNLIYNDAAIVFANEPYTLAITTRGIAYEKSQEVIAEIASIVNNHHQLIAKERSEELAVVTGSTNKAVRTLEVGSFYYDFLEKKLYGTFYTPSIERGYYKRTAYQQLVAILDVRKKVTSPFTFDNLTMNWKQ from the coding sequence GTGAAAAAGATTGCCATCGCTTTAATATTTTTCATTTTACTAACACAAGTAGGCTTGAATGGTACAGTAAAAGCCGAACATACTCAAGAATTTAATAACCTTCAAGCAGACCTGGCCGAATACATAAAACCATATCAAGGGAAAGTGACACTCCGTTATAAAAATCTCGTGACAAATGAAAGTTATTCTTTAAATAGTGAGACACAAGTTCCTGCTGCTAGCACAATTAAGCTACCGCTAGCGTTATACATAATGCAACTTGCTGATGAGGGGAAGCTTGATTTAAACGAACCATTAACTTATCAAAGCCGGCATTATTCTGGAGGAAGCGGTGTCATCCAAAATGACAAGGTGGGGACGGTCTATACAATTGGCGAATTAGTTGAAAAAGCTTTGATCTATAGTGATAATATCGCTTTCATTATGTTGAAAGAGCGGGTAGGACCCAATCAGTTTGTCGCATTTTTAAAAAGCCTTGGGGCAGTCAACGCCTATCCAGGAGGAAGAAATCTCACTTCTGCTGACGATTTAACTTTATACACAGGGGAACTGTATCGCTATTCAAATCAAAGCGTAAATGGGAAGAAGCTTATCGAATACCTTGAACATACGGTTTATAACTCTACGATTCCAAACGGAATTAAGGACGTGCCTGTTGCCCATAAAGTTGGAATGATTCCAATGAATTTAATTTATAATGATGCTGCTATTGTATTTGCAAATGAACCGTATACATTAGCCATTACAACCAGAGGAATTGCCTATGAAAAATCACAAGAAGTGATTGCAGAAATTGCTTCAATTGTAAATAATCATCACCAATTGATTGCTAAGGAGAGAAGCGAAGAATTGGCGGTAGTTACTGGGAGTACAAACAAAGCGGTAAGAACTTTGGAAGTAGGGTCATTTTATTATGATTTTTTAGAAAAAAAGCTGTATGGAACCTTTTATACACCTTCAATTGAACGTGGATATTATAAACGAACAGCCTACCAGCAGCTCGTAGCCATTTTGGATGTTAGAAAGAAAGTGACATCCCCTTTTACTTTTGATAATTTAACAATGAATTGGAAACAATAG
- a CDS encoding oxidoreductase — MNQPIAIVTGASSGFGLLTTLELAKAGFQVIATMRNKAKADELLNQAQRLTIQSNLIIHELDVTSGSSVERLAALIKSIGRVDVLVNNAGFAGAGFVEEITMEEYRKQFDTNFFGVIAVTKTVIPFMRRQKKGKIINVSSISRRIAFPGLSPYVASKHALEGWSESLRLELSPFGISVALIEPGSYKTSIWTTGKQVTTLSLQTDSPYFNYMKRIEDYISSGEGQFGNPKDVAEKIARIALDERPNLRYPIGKGVRPTLMLRKFIPWKLWEKLFIKRLC, encoded by the coding sequence ATGAATCAACCAATTGCAATTGTCACTGGGGCTTCAAGTGGTTTTGGTCTATTAACAACATTAGAGTTAGCAAAAGCAGGCTTTCAAGTAATCGCGACAATGAGGAATAAAGCAAAAGCAGATGAGCTTCTAAATCAGGCCCAAAGACTTACAATACAATCGAATTTGATTATACATGAACTGGATGTTACCTCGGGGTCTTCCGTTGAACGATTAGCTGCACTGATTAAAAGTATTGGCCGGGTAGATGTTCTAGTAAACAATGCAGGCTTTGCTGGAGCAGGGTTTGTTGAGGAAATAACAATGGAAGAGTACCGAAAACAATTCGATACGAATTTCTTTGGTGTCATTGCAGTAACAAAGACTGTTATTCCATTCATGCGTAGACAAAAGAAAGGGAAAATCATTAATGTTAGCAGTATAAGCCGGAGAATAGCGTTTCCGGGCCTATCGCCATATGTTGCTTCCAAGCACGCTTTGGAGGGGTGGAGCGAAAGCTTACGATTAGAATTATCCCCTTTTGGGATATCTGTCGCCTTAATTGAACCAGGTTCCTATAAGACCAGTATTTGGACCACAGGCAAACAAGTTACCACACTTTCCTTACAAACAGATTCTCCTTATTTTAACTATATGAAGAGAATCGAAGACTACATTTCTTCAGGTGAAGGGCAGTTTGGCAACCCAAAAGATGTGGCAGAGAAAATAGCCAGAATAGCTTTAGACGAGAGGCCGAATTTAAGATATCCAATTGGAAAAGGCGTAAGGCCAACTCTCATGTTAAGAAAATTTATCCCATGGAAACTCTGGGAGAAGCTTTTTATTAAAAGACTTTGTTAA
- the katA gene encoding catalase KatA: MSNVNKNLTTGNGAPVGDNQNSMTAGSRGPTLIQDVHLLEKLAHFNRERVPERVVHAKGAGAHGYFEVTNDMSKYTKAKLFIGVGKKTPMFIRFSTVAGELGSADTVRDPRGFAVKFYTEEGNYDLVGNNTPIFFIRDAIKFPDFIHTQKRDPKTHLKNPNAIWDFWSLSPESLHQVTYLMGDRGLPATLRHMNGYGSHTFKWVNHEGEAVWVKYHFKTEQGVKNMSPDVAAKLAGDNPDYHTEDLYNAIENGDFPAWRLQVQIMPFEDANTYRFDPFDVTKVWSHKDYPLIEVGRMVLNRNPENYFAEVEQATFSPGTMVPGIEASPDKMLQGRIFAYSDAHRYRVGPNHNLLPINRPKVEVNNYQRDGAMRFDNNGGGTVYYEPNSFGGPKEAPEHKQTPFQVSGAAEQVAYDHNDHYTQAGDLYRLMSEEERTRLVENIVGAMKPVERDDIKLRQIQHFYKADQEYGERIAKGLKLAIPQGV; this comes from the coding sequence ATGAGTAATGTTAACAAGAATTTGACTACAGGTAATGGGGCCCCAGTCGGTGATAATCAAAATTCAATGACTGCAGGCTCACGCGGCCCAACATTAATTCAAGACGTACATTTACTAGAAAAATTAGCGCATTTTAACCGTGAGCGGGTACCTGAGCGTGTGGTTCATGCAAAAGGGGCAGGGGCACATGGCTATTTTGAAGTAACCAACGATATGTCAAAATACACAAAAGCAAAATTATTTATTGGTGTCGGAAAAAAAACACCAATGTTTATTCGATTCTCAACGGTAGCCGGCGAATTAGGTTCAGCTGATACGGTTCGTGATCCACGCGGTTTTGCTGTGAAATTTTATACAGAAGAAGGAAACTATGATTTAGTAGGAAACAATACACCCATTTTCTTTATTCGTGATGCGATTAAATTCCCTGATTTCATCCATACACAAAAAAGAGACCCTAAAACACATTTGAAAAATCCTAATGCGATCTGGGACTTTTGGTCCTTATCTCCAGAATCCCTGCACCAAGTAACTTATTTAATGGGTGACCGTGGATTGCCGGCTACTCTACGCCATATGAATGGGTATGGAAGCCATACCTTTAAGTGGGTAAACCATGAGGGAGAAGCTGTTTGGGTAAAATATCACTTCAAAACAGAGCAAGGTGTTAAAAACATGTCTCCTGATGTTGCGGCAAAACTAGCTGGAGACAATCCAGATTACCATACTGAAGACTTATATAATGCTATAGAAAACGGGGATTTCCCTGCGTGGAGACTTCAAGTTCAAATTATGCCATTTGAAGATGCGAATACGTATCGCTTTGATCCATTTGATGTAACAAAAGTATGGTCCCACAAAGACTATCCACTAATTGAGGTTGGCCGTATGGTTCTCAATCGCAACCCAGAGAACTATTTTGCCGAAGTAGAGCAAGCTACATTCTCACCTGGAACAATGGTACCGGGAATCGAAGCTTCACCTGATAAAATGCTTCAAGGTCGTATTTTTGCTTATTCTGATGCCCATCGCTATCGTGTAGGTCCAAACCATAACTTACTACCAATTAATCGTCCAAAGGTAGAAGTGAACAACTATCAACGTGACGGGGCGATGCGATTTGATAACAATGGCGGCGGTACTGTTTATTACGAGCCAAACAGTTTTGGCGGACCAAAAGAAGCGCCAGAACATAAGCAAACTCCATTCCAGGTGTCAGGGGCAGCTGAGCAAGTAGCTTATGATCATAATGATCACTACACACAGGCCGGTGACCTATACCGTTTGATGTCTGAAGAAGAAAGAACACGCCTCGTAGAAAACATTGTTGGTGCTATGAAGCCGGTGGAAAGAGATGATATTAAACTCCGCCAAATTCAGCATTTCTATAAAGCAGACCAAGAGTATGGCGAGCGAATTGCAAAAGGCTTGAAATTAGCTATTCCTCAGGGAGTATAA
- a CDS encoding YwbE family protein, whose translation MSNGQYRKDILPGLAVKIVLKADQRSGKLTAGVVKDILTNSSFHPHGIKVRLTDGQVGRVQEISNI comes from the coding sequence GTGTCTAACGGCCAATATCGAAAAGATATCCTTCCAGGATTAGCAGTTAAAATTGTCCTAAAAGCTGACCAAAGAAGTGGCAAACTAACTGCAGGTGTGGTTAAGGATATTTTGACCAATTCAAGTTTCCATCCCCATGGCATAAAAGTCAGGCTCACTGATGGACAAGTTGGACGAGTACAGGAGATTTCAAATATTTAA
- a CDS encoding cold-shock protein — protein sequence MEHGKVKWFNSEKGFGFIEREGGEDVFVHFSAIQGEGYKSLDEGQEVTFEIENGQRGPQAVNVRKS from the coding sequence ATGGAACATGGTAAGGTAAAATGGTTTAACAGCGAAAAAGGATTTGGATTCATCGAGCGTGAAGGTGGAGAGGACGTATTCGTACATTTCTCTGCTATTCAAGGTGAAGGTTACAAATCATTGGATGAAGGTCAAGAGGTTACGTTTGAAATCGAAAATGGACAACGTGGACCACAAGCGGTTAACGTTCGTAAATCATAA
- a CDS encoding Cof-type HAD-IIB family hydrolase gives MDNYKKDVEIKLIALDMDGTLLNKKGEISEANRQAIKKAQEKGIAVVLSTGRSIGTSREHADSLELTSYLVTVNGSEIWDHQRQLVERNLVNTELIQWMWELTKQHQTKFWAISTDRSWHNEMPEDLHSVEWLKFGFNIDDDTTRELIKQELEAKGEFELSNSTLKNIEVNPVGINKAKGLRMVCSRLGIDMKNVMAVGDSMNDLAMIKEAGVGVAMGNAQEIVKASADWITSTNEEDGVAKAIHKWVI, from the coding sequence ATGGATAACTATAAAAAGGATGTAGAAATTAAACTTATCGCACTTGATATGGATGGAACTCTTTTAAATAAAAAAGGAGAGATCTCAGAGGCCAATCGTCAAGCAATTAAAAAGGCACAGGAAAAGGGTATTGCCGTTGTTCTTAGTACTGGTCGCTCCATTGGTACTAGTAGAGAACATGCTGATTCGCTTGAATTGACTTCATATTTGGTAACGGTAAATGGAAGTGAAATTTGGGACCATCAGCGTCAGTTAGTGGAGAGAAACCTAGTGAATACCGAACTTATCCAATGGATGTGGGAACTAACGAAACAACATCAAACCAAATTTTGGGCGATAAGCACGGATCGAAGCTGGCATAATGAAATGCCGGAGGACCTACATAGTGTAGAATGGTTAAAATTTGGTTTTAATATTGATGATGATACTACAAGAGAGCTAATTAAACAGGAGCTTGAAGCGAAAGGTGAATTCGAACTAAGCAATTCAACTCTGAAAAATATTGAGGTAAATCCTGTTGGGATTAATAAAGCAAAAGGACTAAGAATGGTTTGCAGTCGTTTAGGGATAGATATGAAGAATGTAATGGCTGTTGGTGACAGTATGAATGATTTAGCGATGATCAAAGAAGCAGGGGTCGGCGTAGCAATGGGAAATGCTCAAGAAATTGTTAAAGCGTCGGCAGACTGGATTACCTCAACAAATGAAGAAGATGGAGTGGCAAAAGCCATCCATAAATGGGTAATCTAA
- a CDS encoding ABC transporter ATP-binding protein: MIRRFFSYYRPHKKLFILDFFSAIVVAALELAFPLAVQWFIDKLLPGEDWQAIVSVSIGLFLVYLLSTFLQFIVNYWGHKLGINIETDMRQELFEHVQKQSFRFFDNTKTGHIMSRITNDLFDLGELAHHGPEDVFIAIMTFIGAFWIMLTINVKLSLFAIIVLPFLILLVVICNLKMNKAWGQMYSSIADVNARVEDSVSGSRVVQSFTNEDYEIARFKKNNKTYRASKLGGYRVMSFSLSGIYMMTRLITIIVLVYGAWLSFTGQLTYGELVGFVLYVNVLFKPIDKISAIMELYPKGMAGFKRFIELIDSEPEVKDTKDAIVVDSLKGDIVFNDVSFRYDRHKSVLEHIDLKINAGETVAFVGPSGAGKTTICSLIPRFYDVNSGEIKIDGMDIRDLTKKSLRSQIGIVQQDVFLFTGTLRENIAYGKQNATDEEIYDAARRAHLEQFIATLPDGYETQIGERGLKLSGGQKQRIAIARMFLKNPPILILDEATSALDTETEMVIQEALMELAQNRTTLIIAHRLATIRNADRIVVVTEDGIAEEGRHDDLIEQGGIFANLHRVQFQR; the protein is encoded by the coding sequence ATGATCCGCCGATTTTTTTCTTATTATCGACCGCATAAAAAATTGTTTATATTAGATTTTTTTAGTGCCATTGTGGTCGCAGCACTAGAACTGGCTTTTCCATTAGCAGTACAATGGTTTATTGATAAATTGCTGCCTGGAGAGGACTGGCAAGCAATTGTGTCAGTTAGTATCGGCCTTTTCCTAGTATATTTATTGAGTACCTTTCTACAATTTATTGTGAATTACTGGGGCCATAAACTTGGTATCAATATTGAAACAGATATGAGGCAAGAATTGTTTGAACATGTACAAAAGCAATCTTTTCGTTTCTTCGATAATACGAAAACAGGTCATATCATGAGTAGAATTACTAATGATCTTTTTGACCTTGGTGAACTTGCACATCACGGACCAGAAGATGTGTTTATTGCCATAATGACTTTTATAGGTGCATTTTGGATTATGCTGACAATCAATGTAAAACTGTCATTATTTGCAATTATAGTTCTTCCTTTTTTAATTTTACTTGTTGTGATATGTAACCTGAAAATGAATAAGGCCTGGGGGCAAATGTATTCAAGTATTGCAGATGTGAATGCTCGTGTTGAGGATAGTGTGTCAGGTAGTCGGGTTGTTCAATCATTTACAAATGAAGATTATGAGATTGCTAGATTTAAAAAGAATAATAAGACCTACCGTGCTTCCAAACTCGGTGGATATCGGGTTATGTCGTTCAGCTTATCAGGCATTTATATGATGACAAGGTTAATTACCATTATTGTTCTCGTTTACGGCGCTTGGTTAAGTTTTACAGGTCAATTGACATATGGAGAACTGGTAGGTTTTGTTCTTTATGTTAATGTTCTCTTTAAACCTATTGATAAAATCAGTGCAATTATGGAACTTTATCCAAAAGGAATGGCAGGATTTAAGCGTTTTATTGAATTAATTGATTCAGAACCGGAAGTCAAAGATACAAAGGATGCAATTGTGGTTGATTCCTTAAAAGGAGATATTGTGTTTAATGATGTTTCTTTTCGGTATGACAGGCATAAATCAGTCCTCGAACATATTGATTTGAAGATCAATGCTGGTGAAACGGTTGCATTTGTAGGCCCATCAGGAGCTGGTAAGACGACAATTTGCTCGTTAATTCCAAGATTTTATGATGTGAATAGTGGGGAAATTAAAATCGACGGTATGGATATTCGGGATTTGACTAAAAAATCACTACGTTCCCAAATTGGAATTGTTCAACAGGATGTGTTTCTTTTTACTGGCACTCTCCGTGAGAACATCGCTTATGGAAAGCAAAATGCAACGGATGAAGAAATTTATGATGCAGCACGACGTGCCCATCTTGAACAATTTATTGCTACCTTACCGGACGGCTATGAAACACAAATTGGAGAAAGAGGGTTGAAACTTTCTGGGGGACAAAAACAACGAATTGCCATTGCACGTATGTTTTTGAAAAATCCTCCGATCTTAATTTTGGATGAAGCTACTTCTGCGTTAGATACAGAAACGGAAATGGTAATTCAAGAAGCATTGATGGAGTTAGCGCAGAACAGGACAACACTTATTATTGCCCATAGACTTGCGACTATTCGCAATGCTGATCGGATAGTTGTCGTAACGGAAGATGGGATTGCAGAAGAGGGACGCCATGATGACCTCATTGAACAAGGCGGTATCTTTGCAAACCTTCACCGTGTGCAATTTCAGCGATAA
- a CDS encoding iron-sulfur cluster assembly accessory protein, which translates to MKVKINRNAAKALNKMLDQEEAQGKLFRIYVTSIHGDHAHYDLMLDTPTEKDEIIKSDKEIDFIIEKNNEYLDNIWIQFFHVPKEEWLITNPSKGIHHHH; encoded by the coding sequence ATGAAAGTCAAAATTAACCGCAATGCTGCAAAAGCATTGAATAAAATGTTAGATCAAGAGGAAGCACAAGGAAAATTATTTCGTATATATGTAACAAGCATCCACGGAGATCATGCACACTACGATTTAATGCTCGATACTCCTACAGAAAAGGATGAAATAATTAAATCCGATAAGGAAATTGACTTTATTATTGAAAAAAATAATGAGTATCTAGATAATATCTGGATTCAATTCTTCCACGTACCAAAAGAAGAATGGCTTATTACAAATCCTTCAAAGGGTATCCACCATCATCATTAA